From Streptomyces sp. NBC_00775, one genomic window encodes:
- a CDS encoding TetR family transcriptional regulator, producing MPAEAKADSKNARPASQPTPRPVSHAPTHPASPPLTERQEARRRRILHASAQLASRGGFDAVQMREVAESSQVALGTLYRYFPSKVHLLVATMQDQLEHMHGTLRKKPPAGDTAAERVAETLMRAFRALQREPHLADAMVRALTFADRSVSPEVDQVSRQTTVIILDAMGLDDPTPAQLSAVRVIEHTWHSALITWLSGRASIAQVKIDIETVCRLIDLTTPDEQ from the coding sequence ATGCCTGCGGAAGCCAAGGCGGACTCGAAGAACGCGCGACCGGCGTCGCAACCGACCCCGCGACCGGTGTCGCACGCCCCCACGCACCCCGCCTCTCCCCCGCTCACCGAGCGGCAGGAAGCGCGCCGCCGCCGGATCCTGCACGCGAGCGCGCAACTGGCCAGCCGGGGCGGCTTCGACGCGGTACAGATGCGCGAGGTCGCGGAGTCCTCGCAGGTCGCCCTGGGCACGCTCTACCGCTACTTCCCCTCGAAGGTCCATCTGCTGGTCGCCACGATGCAGGACCAGTTGGAGCACATGCACGGAACCCTGCGCAAGAAGCCGCCTGCCGGGGACACCGCGGCGGAGCGGGTGGCGGAGACCCTGATGCGGGCGTTCCGCGCCCTGCAGCGCGAGCCGCACCTCGCCGACGCCATGGTCCGCGCGCTCACCTTCGCGGACCGCAGCGTCAGCCCCGAGGTCGACCAGGTCTCCCGGCAGACCACGGTGATCATCCTGGACGCGATGGGTCTCGACGACCCCACCCCCGCCCAGCTCTCCGCCGTCCGCGTCATCGAGCACACCTGGCACTCGGCCCTGATCACCTGGCTCTCCGGCCGTGCCTCCATCGCCCAGGTCAAGATCGACATCGAGACGGTCTGCCGTCTGATCGATCTGACGACCCCGGACGAGCAGTAG
- a CDS encoding aldehyde dehydrogenase: MTELVEHGQLFIGGELTDPLGKDVIEVVSPHTEEVIGRVPHASTADVDRAVAAARKAFDEGPWPRMSLDERIEVVTRIKDGIAVRHEEIARVISSENGSPYSWSVLAQALGAMMVWDAAITVARGYTYEETRDGVLGRILVRREPVGVVAAVVPWNVPQFVAAAKLAPALLTGCTVVLKPSPESPLDAYLLGEIAKEAGLPEGVLSILPADREVSEYLVGHPDIDKVSFTGSVAAGRRVMEVASRNLTRVTLELGGKSAAVVLPDADIATSVPGIVSAAWMNNGQACVAQTRILLPRSRYDEFADAFAAAASALVVGDPLDPATQVGPLVAKRQQQRNLDYIRIGQEEGAKILTGGGRPPGLDRGWYVEPTLFGDVDNSMRIAREEIFGPVICLLPYGDESEAVKIANDSEYGLSGSVWTADVAHGIDIARQVRTGTYSVNTFSLDMLGPFGGYKNSGLGREFGPEGYGEFLEHKMIHLPAGWEA, encoded by the coding sequence ATGACCGAGCTCGTGGAACACGGACAGCTGTTCATAGGCGGGGAGTTGACGGACCCCCTGGGCAAGGACGTCATCGAGGTGGTCTCGCCGCACACGGAAGAGGTCATCGGGCGGGTGCCGCACGCCTCCACGGCCGACGTCGACCGGGCGGTCGCCGCCGCGCGCAAGGCGTTCGACGAGGGCCCCTGGCCGCGCATGAGCCTCGACGAGCGGATCGAGGTCGTCACCAGGATCAAGGACGGGATCGCCGTCCGGCATGAGGAGATCGCCCGCGTCATCTCCTCCGAGAACGGCTCCCCGTACTCCTGGAGCGTCCTCGCGCAGGCCCTCGGCGCGATGATGGTGTGGGACGCGGCGATCACGGTCGCCCGCGGCTACACCTACGAGGAGACGCGCGACGGAGTCCTCGGCAGGATCCTCGTCCGCCGCGAGCCGGTGGGTGTGGTGGCGGCCGTGGTGCCGTGGAACGTTCCGCAGTTCGTGGCGGCGGCCAAGCTCGCGCCCGCGCTGCTGACCGGCTGCACGGTCGTACTGAAGCCGTCGCCCGAGTCGCCCCTGGACGCGTATCTGCTCGGGGAGATCGCGAAGGAGGCCGGGCTTCCCGAAGGTGTGCTGTCGATCCTCCCGGCGGACCGCGAGGTCAGCGAGTACCTGGTCGGACACCCGGACATCGACAAGGTCTCCTTCACCGGCTCGGTCGCGGCGGGCAGGCGGGTGATGGAGGTCGCCTCCCGCAACCTCACCCGGGTGACGCTGGAGCTGGGCGGCAAGTCGGCGGCGGTCGTCCTGCCGGACGCGGACATCGCCACGTCCGTCCCCGGCATCGTCTCGGCGGCCTGGATGAACAACGGCCAGGCGTGTGTCGCACAGACCCGCATCCTGCTGCCGCGCTCGCGCTACGACGAGTTCGCGGACGCCTTCGCCGCGGCGGCGAGCGCGCTGGTGGTCGGCGACCCGCTCGACCCGGCGACCCAGGTGGGCCCGCTGGTCGCGAAGCGCCAGCAGCAGCGCAACCTCGACTACATCCGCATCGGCCAGGAGGAAGGCGCCAAGATCCTCACCGGCGGCGGCCGTCCGCCGGGCCTCGATCGCGGCTGGTACGTCGAGCCGACCCTCTTCGGAGACGTCGACAACTCCATGCGGATCGCGCGCGAGGAGATCTTCGGCCCGGTGATCTGTCTGCTCCCGTACGGCGACGAGAGCGAGGCCGTGAAGATCGCGAACGACTCGGAGTACGGGCTGAGCGGCAGCGTCTGGACGGCGGACGTCGCCCATGGCATCGACATCGCCCGCCAGGTCCGTACCGGCACCTACTCCGTCAACACCTTCAGCCTCGACATGCTCGGCCCCTTCGGCGGCTACAAGAACTCGGGTCTGGGGCGGGAGTTCGGCCCCGAGGGCTACGGCGAGTTCCTGGAGCACAAGATGATCCATCTGCCGGCCGGCTGGGAGGCGTGA
- a CDS encoding nuclear transport factor 2 family protein → MDDLEQLLAERACERLVLDFVRRLDLGEPGTVAELFTEDGTWEWPEGERVVKGREALRDYFGGRPADRLSRRVMTNVLVTLDSPTTATATSYFTTYRVDGHTGGMVPAGPPVQVGHYEDTFRKAGDAWLLASRTLFLPFGGPTPRQ, encoded by the coding sequence ATGGATGACCTCGAACAACTCCTCGCCGAGCGCGCCTGTGAACGGCTCGTCCTCGACTTCGTCCGCCGGCTCGACCTCGGTGAGCCCGGCACGGTCGCCGAACTGTTCACCGAGGACGGCACCTGGGAGTGGCCGGAGGGCGAGCGGGTCGTGAAGGGGCGCGAGGCGCTGCGGGACTACTTCGGCGGGCGCCCCGCGGACCGGCTCTCGCGCCGCGTGATGACCAACGTCCTCGTCACCCTGGACTCACCGACGACGGCCACCGCCACCTCGTACTTCACGACCTACCGCGTCGACGGTCACACCGGCGGCATGGTCCCGGCCGGGCCTCCCGTCCAGGTCGGGCACTACGAGGACACCTTCCGCAAGGCCGGCGACGCCTGGCTGCTCGCCTCGCGCACCCTGTTCCTGCCGTTCGGCGGGCCGACGCCCCGCCAGTGA
- a CDS encoding MBL fold metallo-hydrolase: MTQVTDHGGGVRSIRVPIPDNPLGNTLVYVVDTDRGPVLIDTGWDDPTSWDTLVEGLTGCGTSVAEIHGVVITHHHPDHHGLSGQVREASGAWIAMHAADTAIVRRTRENRPERWFAYMAAKLAASGAPEEHVAPLREARTSVRRPSTLPGFSPALPDREIVPGELLALPGRRLRAIWTPGHTPGHVCLHLEEDHPARLPGHGRLFSGDHLLPRITPHIGLYEDPDDATIADPLGDYLDSLERVGRLDPAEVLPAHQHAFADAPSRVRELLAHHEERLTGLLALISTPLTPWQLAERMEWNRPWDQIPYGSRNIAVSEAEAHVRRLVKLGRAEAVTGSDPVTYVAV; the protein is encoded by the coding sequence ATGACGCAGGTGACCGATCACGGCGGGGGCGTACGGTCGATCAGGGTCCCCATCCCGGACAACCCCCTCGGCAACACGCTGGTGTACGTCGTCGACACCGACCGCGGCCCCGTACTGATCGACACGGGCTGGGACGACCCCACCTCCTGGGACACCCTCGTCGAGGGCCTCACCGGCTGCGGCACCTCCGTCGCGGAGATCCACGGTGTGGTCATCACCCACCACCACCCCGATCACCACGGCCTGTCGGGCCAGGTCCGCGAGGCGTCCGGGGCCTGGATCGCGATGCACGCGGCGGACACCGCGATCGTCCGGCGGACGCGCGAGAACCGCCCCGAGCGCTGGTTCGCCTACATGGCGGCCAAGCTGGCGGCCTCAGGCGCGCCCGAGGAACACGTGGCCCCGCTGCGCGAGGCCCGCACGTCCGTACGCCGTCCCAGCACCCTCCCCGGCTTCTCCCCCGCGCTCCCCGACCGCGAGATCGTCCCCGGCGAACTCCTCGCCCTGCCCGGCCGCCGCCTGCGCGCGATCTGGACCCCCGGCCACACACCCGGCCATGTCTGCCTCCACCTGGAGGAGGACCATCCCGCCCGGCTCCCGGGCCACGGCCGCCTGTTCTCCGGCGACCACCTCCTGCCGAGGATCACCCCGCACATCGGCCTCTACGAGGATCCGGACGACGCCACCATCGCCGATCCCCTCGGCGACTACCTCGACTCCCTGGAGCGCGTCGGCCGCCTCGACCCCGCCGAGGTACTGCCGGCCCACCAGCACGCGTTCGCCGACGCCCCGTCCCGCGTACGGGAGTTGCTCGCCCACCACGAGGAACGCCTCACCGGCCTGCTGGCCCTCATCTCCACCCCGCTCACCCCCTGGCAGCTCGCCGAGCGCATGGAGTGGAACCGCCCCTGGGACCAAATCCCGTACGGCTCAAGGAACATCGCGGTCTCGGAGGCGGAGGCCCATGTGCGCCGGCTGGTGAAGCTGGGGCGGGCGGAGGCGGTGACGGGGAGCGATCCGGTGACGTACGTGGCCGTTTAA
- a CDS encoding ferredoxin → MGDRWQIEVDRSVCIGSAQCVHQAPDAFRLDPGMQSHPVDPETDANEKILGAAEGCPVEAIMITLLGSGEPVFPPED, encoded by the coding sequence ATGGGTGACCGCTGGCAGATCGAGGTCGACCGCTCCGTCTGCATCGGCTCCGCCCAGTGCGTCCACCAGGCCCCCGACGCCTTCCGCCTCGACCCCGGCATGCAGTCCCATCCGGTCGACCCGGAGACCGACGCCAACGAGAAGATCCTGGGGGCGGCAGAGGGGTGCCCGGTGGAGGCCATCATGATCACGCTGCTGGGGAGTGGGGAGCCGGTGTTCCCGCCGGAGGACTGA
- a CDS encoding SDR family NAD(P)-dependent oxidoreductase: MSKTVLITGASTGMGEALTFEYAQRGWNVVATMRDTTKANPAFADLANVLVTRLDVTDIAGIEQAVKEAIDRFGAIDALVNAAGYGQVGAVEEISPGQLRDQFETNVVGLVQVIQAVLPHMRERGSGHVINIGSMGGHVSLPTMAVYCASKSAVQNLTEGLAKEVGPLGIHVTLVEPAGYNTSFGTSAKLPATSIPDYAPSYAAMVEFDKEAVRGDLVKSMAAVAGITGIDEPPLHLAVATAGLEMVRGRFAELMDEYARWESVTAGTD, from the coding sequence ATGAGCAAGACCGTTCTGATCACAGGCGCCTCGACCGGCATGGGCGAGGCACTCACCTTCGAGTACGCCCAGCGCGGCTGGAACGTCGTGGCCACCATGCGTGACACGACCAAGGCCAACCCAGCCTTCGCCGACCTCGCCAACGTCCTGGTCACGCGCCTCGACGTCACCGACATCGCCGGCATCGAGCAGGCCGTCAAGGAGGCGATCGACCGCTTCGGCGCCATCGACGCCCTCGTCAACGCCGCCGGCTACGGACAGGTCGGCGCGGTCGAGGAAATCAGCCCCGGCCAGCTGCGCGACCAGTTCGAGACCAACGTGGTGGGCCTTGTCCAGGTGATCCAGGCAGTGCTCCCGCACATGCGGGAACGTGGCTCCGGCCACGTCATCAACATCGGCTCCATGGGTGGCCACGTCAGCCTGCCCACGATGGCCGTGTACTGCGCCTCGAAGAGCGCCGTGCAGAACCTGACCGAGGGACTGGCCAAGGAGGTCGGCCCGCTGGGCATCCACGTCACCCTGGTCGAGCCCGCGGGTTACAACACCAGCTTCGGGACCAGCGCGAAGCTCCCCGCCACGTCCATCCCCGACTACGCGCCCTCCTACGCCGCCATGGTCGAATTCGACAAGGAGGCGGTGCGGGGCGACCTCGTCAAGTCCATGGCGGCCGTCGCCGGCATCACGGGCATCGACGAGCCCCCGCTTCACCTCGCGGTGGCCACCGCCGGCCTGGAGATGGTGCGGGGCCGCTTCGCCGAGCTGATGGACGAGTACGCCCGCTGGGAGTCGGTCACGGCCGGCACCGACTGA